In a single window of the Nocardioides sp. L-11A genome:
- a CDS encoding HD domain-containing protein, translated as MDDDALIMDRQPLPAGIPERLAAQLRFVAEADKLKTVLRASPLAAADRRENDAEHSWHLALMVVLLAEYADEPIDVGHAVKLVVIHDLVEIYAGDSPVFVPGAADDQEERESAAADRLFGLLPLDQASELRALWDEFEAGVTPEARFGKAMDRLEPMLLNWLAGGGTWGLPGASEATVRAREAGVVAASTSLGDATGLLVEEGLRRGWIRP; from the coding sequence ATGGACGACGACGCCCTGATCATGGACCGTCAGCCGCTGCCCGCCGGGATCCCGGAGCGGCTCGCGGCCCAGCTGAGGTTCGTCGCGGAGGCCGACAAGCTCAAGACCGTGCTGCGCGCCTCGCCGCTCGCGGCCGCGGATCGCCGCGAGAACGACGCCGAGCACTCGTGGCACCTCGCGCTGATGGTGGTCCTGCTCGCTGAGTACGCCGACGAGCCGATCGACGTCGGGCACGCGGTCAAGCTCGTGGTGATCCACGATCTGGTCGAGATCTACGCGGGCGACAGTCCGGTGTTCGTGCCCGGCGCCGCCGACGACCAGGAGGAGCGTGAGTCCGCGGCGGCCGACCGGCTGTTCGGCCTGCTGCCGCTGGACCAGGCGAGTGAGCTGCGCGCCCTGTGGGACGAGTTCGAGGCGGGCGTCACGCCCGAGGCGCGGTTCGGCAAGGCGATGGACCGGCTGGAGCCGATGCTGCTGAACTGGCTCGCCGGTGGCGGCACCTGGGGCCTGCCCGGCGCCTCGGAGGCCACCGTCCGCGCCCGCGAGGCGGGGGTGGTCGCCGCGTCGACATCCCTGGGCGATGCGACCGGACTGCTCGTCGAGGAGGGCCTACGGCGGGGCTGGATCCGGCCGTGA
- a CDS encoding DinB family protein — MSDNSGEAAVGSESGLADDAFSPKWADDDRPRIPRVAGEREALAAYLDYYRATVEMKCRGLTPEQARTRSMPPSTLSLHGLVRHLAGCERWWFQQNFERRDVPYLFFTDDNPNLDFDLPTDADFVADLENWRQECAASREILRAHELDDTARPLDWHEDVDLRWLVLRMITEYAQHCGHADLLREGIDGSIGT, encoded by the coding sequence ATGAGCGACAACTCCGGGGAGGCCGCCGTCGGGTCGGAGTCCGGCCTGGCGGACGACGCCTTCTCGCCCAAGTGGGCTGACGATGACCGGCCGCGCATCCCGCGGGTGGCCGGTGAACGTGAGGCGCTCGCGGCGTACCTGGACTACTACCGGGCGACCGTGGAGATGAAGTGTCGCGGTCTGACTCCGGAACAGGCGCGGACCAGGTCCATGCCGCCATCGACGTTGTCGCTCCACGGTCTGGTCCGCCACCTCGCCGGGTGTGAACGCTGGTGGTTCCAGCAGAACTTCGAGCGACGCGACGTGCCCTACCTCTTCTTCACGGACGACAATCCCAACCTCGACTTCGACCTGCCGACGGATGCCGACTTCGTCGCCGACCTGGAGAACTGGCGCCAGGAGTGCGCTGCCTCCCGCGAGATCCTTCGCGCCCACGAGCTCGATGACACTGCCCGTCCGCTGGATTGGCATGAAGATGTCGATCTGCGCTGGTTGGTGCTCCGCATGATCACCGAATATGCCCAGCACTGCGGACACGCCGACCTGCTGCGTGAGGGGATCGACGGGAGCATCGGGACCTGA
- a CDS encoding sigma-70 family RNA polymerase sigma factor yields MSTSDDAEFSEAWRRDGPRVAAYVRRHVPPDDVQDVVAETFVQAWRRWDDVPRPPIAWLIAAARRVVGNSRRSTRRRTALHDRLRLLDAAARTGEDAGLLATDRMAALEALAALPDDQREALLLVAWDGLTPDAAADVLGIRPGTFRVRAHRARAALHDLTSPAEPRTARPHRPLTEGGLR; encoded by the coding sequence ATGAGCACCTCCGATGACGCCGAGTTCAGCGAGGCGTGGCGCCGTGACGGCCCACGCGTCGCGGCCTACGTACGCCGCCACGTGCCGCCCGACGACGTTCAGGACGTCGTCGCCGAGACCTTCGTGCAGGCCTGGCGCCGTTGGGACGACGTGCCGCGCCCGCCGATCGCCTGGCTGATCGCGGCGGCCCGCAGGGTCGTCGGCAACAGCCGGCGCTCCACCCGCCGGCGCACAGCGCTGCACGACCGATTGCGGTTGCTCGACGCCGCGGCGCGCACCGGTGAGGATGCCGGCCTGCTCGCGACCGATCGGATGGCCGCCCTCGAGGCGCTCGCGGCGCTGCCCGACGACCAGCGCGAGGCGCTGCTGCTGGTCGCGTGGGACGGCCTGACGCCCGACGCCGCGGCCGATGTCCTCGGAATCCGGCCGGGCACCTTCCGGGTCCGCGCCCACCGCGCTCGCGCCGCCCTGCATGACCTCACGTCCCCGGCGGAGCCACGCACCGCCCGCCCGCACCGACCCCTGACCGAAGGTGGCCTCCGATGA
- a CDS encoding oxidoreductase, with product MRAWTQVPPQQGRRFVITGSNGGLGLETARILGSRGAEVVLACRSLAKGEAAARTVPGVDKGRVEVRQVDVSDLASVRAFADGLVADGRPVDVLVNNAGVLGVPHAVTPEGVEMHFATNYLGHFLLTRLVLPVLTDRVVVVSSREHRSGRLDLDDLGWQRRPYRPFQAYGDSKLADLLFMRELDRRLRAEGATLRAVAAHPGASATGITSGSGHPVVTAIGHYGQRLVGMPAWRGALCTVYAATMDVPGGTYVGPHGRTELWGWPAPARMSRKADDELLARALWERSVGLTGAVAPERFSRP from the coding sequence GTCATCACCGGCTCCAACGGTGGCCTGGGCCTGGAGACCGCCCGCATCCTCGGCTCCCGAGGGGCGGAGGTCGTCCTGGCCTGCCGCAGCCTGGCGAAGGGCGAGGCCGCGGCGCGCACCGTCCCGGGTGTCGACAAGGGCCGGGTCGAGGTGCGCCAGGTGGACGTGAGCGACCTCGCGTCGGTGCGCGCCTTCGCCGACGGCCTGGTCGCGGACGGGCGGCCGGTCGACGTCCTGGTCAACAACGCCGGCGTGCTCGGAGTCCCGCACGCGGTGACGCCGGAGGGCGTCGAGATGCACTTCGCGACCAACTACCTCGGCCACTTCCTGCTCACCCGGCTGGTGCTGCCGGTGCTCACCGACCGGGTGGTCGTGGTGAGCTCCCGCGAGCACCGCTCGGGGCGGCTCGACCTCGATGATCTCGGCTGGCAGCGCCGCCCCTATCGGCCGTTCCAGGCCTACGGCGACTCGAAGCTCGCCGACCTGCTGTTCATGCGCGAGCTCGACCGCAGGCTGCGCGCCGAGGGGGCGACGCTGCGCGCCGTCGCCGCCCACCCCGGCGCGTCGGCGACCGGCATCACCAGCGGCTCGGGCCATCCGGTCGTGACGGCGATCGGCCACTACGGCCAGAGGCTCGTCGGCATGCCGGCCTGGCGCGGCGCGCTCTGCACCGTCTACGCGGCGACCATGGACGTGCCCGGCGGGACCTATGTCGGCCCGCACGGGCGGACCGAGCTGTGGGGCTGGCCCGCGCCGGCCAGGATGTCGCGGAAGGCCGACGACGAGCTGCTGGCGCGGGCGCTGTGGGAGCGGTCCGTCGGGCTGACCGGCGCCGTCGCCCCGGAGCGGTTCAGCCGACCGTGA
- a CDS encoding helix-turn-helix domain-containing protein has product MSAHGQVLAVCAALGDETRWRILEQLGRADHSASALAEILPPSRQAIAKHLGALEAVGLVESHRVGRELRFRALGAELSATARALEEIGAAWDRRLAAIKVVAESLGEGE; this is encoded by the coding sequence GTGAGCGCGCACGGCCAGGTGCTGGCGGTGTGCGCGGCGCTCGGTGACGAGACGCGCTGGCGGATCCTGGAGCAGCTCGGCCGGGCCGACCACTCGGCCTCGGCGCTGGCCGAGATCCTGCCGCCGAGCCGTCAGGCCATCGCCAAGCACCTGGGTGCGCTGGAGGCCGTCGGCCTGGTCGAGTCGCACCGCGTCGGCCGGGAGCTGCGTTTCCGGGCGCTCGGCGCCGAGCTCAGCGCCACCGCGCGCGCACTGGAGGAGATCGGCGCGGCCTGGGACCGTCGGCTCGCTGCCATCAAGGTGGTCGCCGAGTCGCTGGGCGAGGGGGAGTGA
- a CDS encoding peptidylprolyl isomerase encodes MRSRLLAGVPALLLLAALSACGDDSSSAEDPETGGSTTPSADTTTTDSTADAAAGQCDWEEDGEAARPVDLPPTDPQYSGDVPAVLKTSIGELTITLDAAKAPCTVESFASLAKQGYYDDTSCHRQGNDPGFEFLQCGDPYFDPKASDADPKTGTGGPGYTIPDEVDGSETYPAGTLAMANTGQPHSGGGQFFIVFGDSQFPPNYTVWGHLDEASVKKLQEATASGNDGYWAQSGGGRPNTPVTFESITVG; translated from the coding sequence ATGCGCTCTCGCCTGCTCGCCGGTGTCCCGGCACTGCTGCTGCTCGCCGCCCTGTCCGCCTGCGGCGACGACTCGTCGTCCGCCGAGGACCCGGAGACGGGTGGGTCCACGACGCCGTCCGCGGACACGACGACGACCGACAGCACGGCCGACGCCGCGGCCGGTCAGTGCGACTGGGAGGAGGACGGCGAGGCCGCGCGACCGGTCGACCTGCCGCCCACGGACCCGCAGTACTCCGGCGACGTGCCTGCGGTGCTGAAGACCTCCATCGGCGAGCTCACGATCACCCTCGACGCGGCCAAGGCACCGTGCACGGTCGAGTCCTTCGCCTCGCTCGCGAAGCAGGGCTACTACGACGACACGTCCTGCCACCGCCAGGGCAACGACCCCGGCTTCGAGTTCCTGCAGTGCGGCGACCCGTACTTCGACCCGAAGGCGTCCGACGCCGACCCGAAGACCGGCACCGGCGGGCCCGGCTACACGATCCCCGACGAGGTCGACGGATCCGAGACGTACCCGGCCGGGACCCTGGCCATGGCCAACACCGGTCAGCCCCACAGCGGTGGCGGCCAGTTCTTCATCGTCTTCGGCGACTCGCAGTTCCCGCCCAACTACACGGTGTGGGGACACCTCGACGAGGCGTCGGTGAAGAAGCTCCAGGAGGCGACCGCGAGCGGCAACGACGGCTACTGGGCCCAGAGCGGCGGTGGCCGCCCCAACACCCCGGTGACCTTCGAGAGCATCACGGTCGGCTGA
- a CDS encoding dihydrofolate reductase family protein, whose translation MRKLTFAMNVSLDGYVAAPGDDLGWSVPSDELFQWWSDRVAATSLALYGRKLWDTMSSHWPTADQQPDATEAEREYARRWRAMPKAVFSSTTRTVDWNSRLVTGDAVAEITRLKAEDGGPMDIAGATLAATAMRAGLIDEYVLATAPVLVGGGTPFFTVLDDRVHLDLVETRVFSNGVVLTRYRRRHAL comes from the coding sequence GTGCGGAAGCTGACCTTCGCCATGAACGTGAGTCTGGACGGCTACGTCGCCGCACCCGGCGACGATCTCGGTTGGAGCGTACCGAGTGACGAGCTGTTCCAGTGGTGGTCCGATCGGGTCGCCGCGACGAGTCTGGCGCTGTACGGGCGCAAGCTCTGGGACACGATGAGCTCGCACTGGCCGACAGCCGACCAACAGCCCGACGCCACCGAGGCGGAGCGCGAGTACGCCCGTCGCTGGCGCGCCATGCCCAAGGCGGTGTTCTCGTCGACGACCCGTACGGTGGACTGGAACAGCCGTCTGGTCACCGGCGACGCGGTCGCCGAGATCACCCGGCTCAAGGCCGAGGACGGCGGCCCGATGGACATCGCCGGCGCCACGCTGGCCGCGACGGCCATGCGGGCCGGACTGATCGACGAGTACGTGCTCGCCACCGCGCCGGTCCTGGTCGGCGGCGGCACGCCGTTCTTCACGGTTCTGGACGACCGGGTGCACCTCGACCTGGTCGAGACCCGGGTGTTCTCCAACGGCGTGGTCCTGACCAGGTACCGGCGGCGGCACGCTCTTTGA
- a CDS encoding SRPBCC domain-containing protein, whose amino-acid sequence MVRNDTETVEAVSITRTVEIAAAVPQVWAAVTRSELIACWFGDQCEFDARPGGQGSFGWTEHGVSVPVEVIEVEESTRISFHWANEPGGDLSEGHRTTVTFELEEIDGGTRLTVTETGFDLLAGDAAYRTKAWAGNVEGWRDELAELVAFAPSVELAA is encoded by the coding sequence ATGGTCAGGAACGACACGGAGACGGTCGAGGCGGTCAGCATCACCCGCACGGTGGAGATCGCGGCCGCCGTGCCCCAGGTGTGGGCGGCGGTCACCCGTAGTGAGCTGATCGCGTGCTGGTTCGGTGACCAGTGCGAGTTCGACGCGCGTCCCGGAGGCCAGGGGAGCTTCGGCTGGACCGAGCACGGCGTGTCGGTGCCGGTGGAGGTGATCGAGGTGGAGGAGTCGACCCGGATCAGCTTCCACTGGGCCAACGAACCGGGAGGCGATCTGTCGGAGGGGCACCGGACCACGGTGACGTTCGAGCTCGAGGAGATCGACGGCGGGACCCGGCTGACGGTGACGGAGACCGGCTTCGATCTGCTGGCGGGCGACGCTGCCTATCGCACGAAGGCCTGGGCCGGCAATGTCGAGGGGTGGCGCGACGAGCTGGCCGAGCTGGTCGCGTTCGCGCCGAGCGTCGAGCTGGCGGCGTGA
- a CDS encoding ABC-F family ATP-binding cassette domain-containing protein produces the protein MSATIKAAGLAAGHGATALFSGLDLVIAPRDIIGLVGPNGAGKSTLLRTLAGDLRPEAGSVAIAPASATIGYLPQETERRAGETVRGFLGRRTGVAAAQARFDTATARLEAGEQGADDEYAEALKRWLALGAPDLDERAEAIAADVGLAVDLDQPMTSLSGGQAARAGLASLLLSRYDVFLLDEPTNDLDLDGLDRLERFVADLGVAAVIVSHDREFLARTVNRIVELDLHQRAINVYGGGYEAWLQEREVARRHAREAYEEYADTVAGLQARITTQRGWAAQGVRNARRSIDKEPDKSVRRFRAESSEKQAAKVRQSERALERLEEVAEPRKEWELRMEIAAAPRSGAVTAVLRDAVVRRGGFTLGPVSLEIGWAEKVTITGANGAGKSTLLAALLGRAELAAGESHLGPGVVVGEVDQARRLFETDEPLVEAFQRHVPDLAPEPVRTLLAKFGLKADHVLRSAATLSPGERTRGALALLQARGVNLLVLDEPTNHLDLPAIEQLESALTAFPGTLLLVTHDRRMRAAVATDRELHVDGGRVSER, from the coding sequence GTGAGCGCGACGATCAAGGCCGCTGGGCTGGCGGCCGGGCACGGGGCGACAGCACTGTTCTCCGGACTGGACCTGGTGATCGCGCCGCGCGACATCATCGGGCTGGTCGGCCCGAACGGCGCCGGCAAGTCGACGCTGCTGCGGACCCTCGCCGGCGACCTGCGGCCCGAGGCCGGCTCGGTCGCCATCGCGCCGGCGTCGGCCACGATCGGCTACCTGCCCCAGGAGACCGAGCGCCGGGCCGGGGAGACGGTGCGGGGGTTCCTCGGACGCCGTACCGGCGTGGCAGCGGCGCAGGCCCGGTTCGACACCGCGACCGCGCGGCTCGAGGCGGGGGAGCAGGGCGCCGACGACGAGTACGCCGAGGCGCTGAAGCGCTGGCTGGCGCTGGGCGCGCCGGACCTGGACGAGCGCGCCGAGGCGATCGCCGCCGACGTCGGGCTCGCCGTGGACCTCGACCAGCCGATGACGTCGCTGTCGGGCGGTCAGGCGGCGCGGGCCGGCCTGGCCAGCCTGCTGCTCTCGCGCTATGACGTGTTCCTGCTGGACGAGCCCACGAACGACCTGGACCTCGACGGACTCGACCGGCTGGAGCGCTTCGTCGCCGATCTCGGTGTCGCCGCGGTCATCGTGAGCCACGATCGCGAGTTCCTCGCGCGCACCGTCAACCGGATCGTCGAACTGGACCTCCACCAGCGGGCGATCAACGTCTACGGCGGCGGCTACGAGGCCTGGCTCCAGGAGCGCGAGGTCGCCCGCCGTCACGCCCGCGAGGCCTATGAGGAGTACGCCGACACGGTGGCGGGCCTCCAGGCTCGGATCACCACGCAGCGCGGCTGGGCTGCCCAGGGCGTGCGCAACGCGCGGCGCAGCATCGACAAGGAGCCCGACAAGTCGGTGCGGAGGTTCCGCGCTGAGTCCAGCGAGAAGCAGGCGGCCAAGGTGCGCCAGTCCGAGCGGGCGCTGGAGCGTCTGGAGGAGGTCGCCGAGCCCCGCAAGGAGTGGGAGCTGCGGATGGAGATCGCCGCCGCCCCACGCTCCGGCGCGGTGACCGCGGTGCTCCGCGACGCCGTCGTACGCCGGGGCGGGTTCACCCTGGGGCCGGTGAGCCTGGAGATCGGCTGGGCCGAGAAGGTGACGATCACCGGGGCCAACGGGGCAGGGAAGTCCACGCTGCTCGCCGCTCTGCTGGGCCGCGCCGAGCTCGCCGCGGGGGAGTCGCACCTCGGGCCGGGCGTGGTGGTCGGCGAGGTCGACCAGGCGCGACGGCTGTTCGAGACCGATGAGCCGCTGGTCGAGGCCTTCCAGCGCCATGTGCCGGACCTCGCCCCGGAGCCGGTGCGCACGCTCCTGGCGAAGTTCGGCCTGAAGGCCGACCACGTGCTGAGGTCGGCGGCGACATTGTCGCCCGGCGAGCGGACCCGCGGCGCGCTCGCGCTGCTGCAGGCCAGGGGAGTGAACCTGCTCGTGCTCGATGAGCCCACCAACCACCTCGACCTGCCCGCGATCGAGCAGCTCGAGTCGGCGCTCACCGCCTTCCCAGGCACCCTCCTGCTGGTCACCCACGACCGCCGGATGCGCGCAGCCGTGGCGACAGACCGCGAGCTGCACGTCGACGGGGGTCGGGTCAGCGAGCGGTGA
- a CDS encoding antibiotic biosynthesis monooxygenase, producing MILEHAVLPVVPGREEEFEAAFAQARPIIAAMPGFRSLALRRSVETPSHYLLLVEWDTLEDHTVGFRGSPDYQRWRALLHRFYEPFPVVEHFVDVPREG from the coding sequence ATGATCCTCGAGCACGCCGTCCTGCCCGTCGTACCCGGTCGGGAGGAGGAGTTCGAGGCGGCCTTCGCGCAGGCCCGGCCGATCATCGCGGCGATGCCGGGCTTCCGCAGCCTCGCGCTGCGGCGCTCCGTCGAGACGCCGAGCCACTACCTGCTGCTCGTCGAGTGGGACACGCTGGAGGACCACACCGTCGGCTTCCGTGGCTCGCCGGACTACCAGCGGTGGCGCGCGCTACTGCACCGGTTCTACGAGCCGTTCCCGGTGGTCGAGCACTTCGTCGACGTACCCCGCGAGGGCTGA
- a CDS encoding TlpA disulfide reductase family protein, which translates to MQRPLVMTIALLAILAGGAGWLRAERGAGDPADRPAASDLLGWREVDGVPWPQLPSVTPVDSSPNDLPASGTVLVNFWASTCGPCRDEMPMLQRLAGTGRVAVVGVSRDLDDDSARAALDEFGVSYPNFRDRDGHLAEALADVVPFNGVPSTVLVVDGRIRWAHIGDFDSYDELVRDVDARVAGGAPGR; encoded by the coding sequence GTGCAGCGCCCTCTCGTCATGACGATCGCGCTGCTCGCGATCCTCGCCGGCGGAGCCGGGTGGCTCCGGGCGGAGCGCGGCGCCGGAGATCCCGCCGACCGGCCGGCCGCGAGCGACCTGCTGGGCTGGCGCGAGGTCGACGGCGTCCCGTGGCCGCAGCTGCCGAGCGTGACCCCTGTCGACTCCTCCCCGAACGACCTGCCCGCCAGTGGCACCGTGCTGGTGAACTTCTGGGCGTCCACCTGCGGTCCCTGCCGCGACGAGATGCCGATGCTCCAGCGCCTGGCCGGCACGGGCCGGGTCGCGGTCGTCGGGGTCTCCCGGGACCTCGACGACGACAGTGCCCGCGCCGCTCTCGACGAGTTCGGGGTGTCGTACCCGAACTTCCGCGACCGGGACGGCCACCTTGCGGAGGCACTGGCCGACGTCGTCCCCTTCAACGGCGTGCCGTCGACCGTGCTGGTCGTCGACGGCCGGATCCGGTGGGCCCACATCGGCGACTTCGACAGCTACGACGAGCTGGTGCGCGACGTCGACGCGCGCGTGGCCGGGGGAGCGCCGGGTCGCTGA